In the genome of Deltaproteobacteria bacterium, the window CAACGGATCCAAGGCCCTCGAGGTCGCGGTGATGCGCGCGCCGGAGGTCGTCATCTACGACTCCAGCTGCCCCTTCATCGATCCGGCCACCTACGCGGAGATCATCCGGGCCAACCCCCGCACCTCGGCCATCCCCCTGCTGGTGGTGGGCAACGAGGATCCCTCCAACCGCTTCCGCAGCGGCTTCCGCGAGGCCTACGTCCAGAAGCCCTTCAACGTGGACGAGGTCCTCTCGCGCATCCGGCAGCTGGTGCAGCGCGCCGAGGCCGCCGACGAGGTGAAGCGGGAGGGGGAGCTCGAGGGGCAGCTCACCCAGCTCCCCCTCTCCGATCTCCTCCAGATGCTCTCCATGAACCGCCGCAGCGGCACCCTGCACCTGAGCCGCGAGGTGCCGGGGATGCAGGAGGAGGAGACCGCCGAGATCTTCGTCTCCAACGGCTTCGTCCTCGACGCCCGCAGCCGGGAGACCAAGGCCGAGAAGGCGCTCTACCGCCTGCTGGCCTGGAGCCGGGGCACCTTCCTCCTGGAGCCGGGCGAGCCGCGGGTCGAGCGGCGGATCTCGGCGCTCACCGAGGAGCTCCTCCTCGAGGGCATGCGCCAGCAGGACGAGCTCGCGGCGCTGGCCGATCGGATCCCGGCCCCGGAGGCCGGGCTGGCCCTGGCGATCGACCCCGATCAGCTGCCCGACGGCCTGCACCCGGTGACCGAGGAGGTGCTGGGCCTGATCGAGACCTTCCGCCGCACGGACGACGTCATCGATCAGTGCCGGGCGCCGGACCTGGAGGTCGTCCGCGCCCTCACCACCCTCATCGACCGCCAGCTGGTGAAGGTGCTGGGGCGCTCGAGCGGGGAGGGCGGCACGCCCCTGGTCTCGGAGGCGGTGGCCTTCGCCCTGATGGGGCGGCCGGTCGTGCGCCGGCGGGGCCGGAGCCTCGAGCTGGAGCTCTGCGTGGTGCTCCGCTCCGCCCGCAGCCTGCGGGCCCTGGGCAACGCCCTGCGCTCGGTGCAGGGTTGGCGGCCGCAGAGCGACCTCTCCTCCCGGGAGCTGCCCCTGGGCGAGCTGGGCTCCATCCGCCTGGGCGACTCGGTGAGGGTGATCCTCCTGGCGGTGCCCGCCGACGATCGCTACGCGCCGATCTGGGGGCTGGTGGGGGGCGAGAGCCAGGGGGCGATCTTCCTGATCGACGGAGACGAGACCGCCTTCCACCCCGTGATCCCGCACCTGCTGGAGCGCGACCGGCCGGTCGCCGTGGTGGGGGAGGCGCCGATCTGCCTCGAGCGCCTCGGGCCCGCCGCGATCGCCGTCAGCGATCTCCCCGCGGGTCTGGCACGAGTTCTGGAGCGTCTCGCTCGGCGGCAAGGCGCAGCAGCGGACCGGTTCGCTCCGAGAGGATGAGCAGCCCGAAGGCCCGGGCCTCCAGCACCGCCTCGCGGCGCAGGCGCAGCGAGGGCCGGTCGATCGCGATCCGCACCCGACCTGCCTCGTGATGCAGGCGCAGGTCCGAGCTGTCCTCGAGGCGCTCGAGATCGCGCTCCAGGCTGCGCAGGAGGCGATGGGCGCGCAGGGCGGCCCTGCCCTCGGGGGACGCGAAGGTCTCGAGGCTGCGATTGCGGGAGAGGGGGTTGCCCGGATCGCGCAGACGCCGTAGCAGCTTGAAGGCGAGGGGGTGCATCGTGAGGGGAGAATCTAGACTGGTTTCGGGTCGATCCGATCCCGCGCGGCTCGCGCAGCGGGTGACAGTCCCCGGTGGGGAGGGTAAGAATCCCGCCATGCGTGCGAAGCGTGCGGTGCTGCTGGTGTCGGCTCTTGCGCTGCTGTCCGGTGGTTGCGAACAGCTCGCGGAACTCTTCGGCAAGGAGATGACGCCCCAGGAGAAGGCGACCGAGGCCATGAACCAGGCCCGGATGCTCCTCCAGCAGGGCGACCAGGCCGGTGCCGAGGAGGCCTACCGCAAGGCGATGACCCACGTGCCGGACGACAGCGCGCCGGTGCTGGCCCTGGCCGCGATGTACGAGCAGCGGGGGGAGGACACCCGCGCCGTGCTGGAGCTGCGGCAGGCCGCCGATCTGCTCTCCACCGACGCCGCGCCGCGGGA includes:
- a CDS encoding DUF4388 domain-containing protein, whose product is MAENSSRRILIADGDVQSTRRLAAALRARGHQVLTVSNGSKALEVAVMRAPEVVIYDSSCPFIDPATYAEIIRANPRTSAIPLLVVGNEDPSNRFRSGFREAYVQKPFNVDEVLSRIRQLVQRAEAADEVKREGELEGQLTQLPLSDLLQMLSMNRRSGTLHLSREVPGMQEEETAEIFVSNGFVLDARSRETKAEKALYRLLAWSRGTFLLEPGEPRVERRISALTEELLLEGMRQQDELAALADRIPAPEAGLALAIDPDQLPDGLHPVTEEVLGLIETFRRTDDVIDQCRAPDLEVVRALTTLIDRQLVKVLGRSSGEGGTPLVSEAVAFALMGRPVVRRRGRSLELELCVVLRSARSLRALGNALRSVQGWRPQSDLSSRELPLGELGSIRLGDSVRVILLAVPADDRYAPIWGLVGGESQGAIFLIDGDETAFHPVIPHLLERDRPVAVVGEAPICLERLGPAAIAVSDLPAGLARVLERLARRQGAAADRFAPRG